A single region of the Marinobacter nanhaiticus D15-8W genome encodes:
- a CDS encoding DUF445 domain-containing protein produces the protein MSELLHNVEFWQYLSIPVVAAVIGWVTNWLAIKMTFYPLEFVGIRPIWGWQGIIPSKARKMAAKSVDATIAKIGTVQEIFDQIDPHVLAEYVIHNVEPRTEEYVDELMLKEYPTFWENLPSSARNMVYERVRKSTPQLVDNLVDDLSENIEGLLDIKGMVIDRLAADKRLLNQIFLECGDKEFRFIVNSGFYFGFLFGLVQMGVWYFYQAWWVLPFFGLLVGWATNWIALNVIFRPLEPRKIGPFKLQGLFLKRQREVAESFCHIVTHEILTVGNIINAILNGPNGERARNMVKKHIKPLVDETAGMGKALTQVAFGPTGFATLKNKVGEKALEISSTSFNNPVFEKDRAEAVEKIMVERMIALSSAEFQDLLRPCFQEDEIKLILVGAALGFAAGVAQFVFVFGQQLF, from the coding sequence ATGAGCGAGCTGCTGCACAACGTTGAATTCTGGCAATACCTCAGCATCCCGGTCGTTGCCGCCGTCATTGGCTGGGTGACCAACTGGCTGGCTATAAAGATGACGTTCTACCCGCTGGAGTTCGTCGGTATCCGCCCGATCTGGGGCTGGCAGGGCATTATCCCGTCCAAAGCGCGCAAGATGGCCGCCAAGAGCGTGGATGCCACCATCGCCAAGATTGGCACGGTGCAGGAAATCTTCGACCAGATCGACCCCCATGTGCTCGCCGAATATGTCATCCACAATGTCGAGCCACGCACCGAGGAGTACGTCGACGAATTGATGTTGAAGGAGTACCCGACCTTTTGGGAAAACCTCCCTTCGTCGGCCCGCAACATGGTCTATGAGCGCGTGCGCAAGTCTACGCCGCAGCTCGTGGACAATCTCGTGGATGACCTATCGGAGAATATCGAGGGCCTGCTCGATATCAAGGGCATGGTGATCGATCGCCTGGCAGCCGATAAGAGACTGCTCAACCAGATCTTCCTGGAATGCGGCGATAAGGAATTCCGGTTTATCGTCAATTCCGGTTTCTACTTCGGGTTCCTGTTCGGCCTGGTACAAATGGGCGTGTGGTATTTCTACCAGGCCTGGTGGGTGCTGCCGTTCTTCGGTCTGCTGGTGGGTTGGGCGACCAACTGGATCGCCCTCAACGTTATCTTCCGGCCGCTGGAGCCGCGCAAGATCGGGCCATTCAAGCTGCAGGGGCTGTTCCTCAAGCGCCAACGAGAGGTGGCCGAATCCTTCTGCCATATCGTCACCCACGAGATTCTGACCGTGGGCAACATTATCAACGCCATCCTCAATGGCCCCAACGGCGAGCGTGCCAGGAACATGGTGAAGAAGCACATCAAGCCGCTGGTGGACGAAACCGCGGGTATGGGCAAGGCCCTCACGCAAGTGGCTTTCGGCCCCACCGGCTTCGCCACGTTGAAGAACAAGGTGGGTGAAAAGGCGCTGGAGATCTCCTCCACGTCATTCAACAACCCCGTGTTCGAGAAGGACCGTGCCGAGGCCGTGGAGAAAATCATGGTGGAGCGGATGATTGCGCTGTCATCCGCGGAATTCCAGGACCTGCTGCGCCCCTGCTTCCAGGAGGACGAGATCAAGCTGATCCTGGTCGGGGCGGCATTGGGCTTTGCCGCCGGTGTTGCGCAATTCGTATTTGTCTTCGGCCAACAGCTGTTCTGA
- a CDS encoding HDOD domain-containing protein, producing MWRLFSWLKPKAPEKQAVTRRESGLLNPANPNIDDEEETHAALRQLENHLFCWLLDASPAQVERDTAHAPVILEALQQRVIDNGLAELPRQPAVLPMLMRALSNDNVSRKELSEIILSDPALTDQLLHMANSPFFLPGEQHIESVEHAIFLLGINGVRSVASAAVVRPMMTARSSQEALFAQRVWRWGLACARSAELIADARGGDGNAFFLVGLLPSLAYITIRREVARLYKSECPGVAMEPAVMRSALRSCDWATAQIVATKWELPPRYHAYLLTAERPAPQSEHTPLNDGIILGTREVLRHAQQRNLPEDQLVAALQMDPDQFQTIRNALVNMLRNGAAPKPR from the coding sequence ATGTGGCGCCTGTTCAGTTGGCTGAAACCGAAAGCACCAGAAAAACAGGCGGTGACACGTCGCGAATCCGGGCTGCTGAATCCCGCCAATCCGAATATCGATGACGAGGAAGAAACCCACGCCGCCCTGAGGCAGTTGGAAAACCATCTGTTCTGCTGGCTGCTCGACGCCAGCCCGGCCCAGGTCGAGCGGGACACGGCCCACGCGCCAGTCATTCTCGAGGCGCTGCAACAGCGCGTTATCGATAACGGCTTGGCGGAGCTACCGCGCCAGCCTGCGGTACTTCCCATGCTCATGCGCGCGCTCTCCAACGACAACGTCAGCCGTAAGGAACTCTCGGAAATCATCCTCTCGGACCCGGCGCTGACCGACCAGTTGCTGCATATGGCCAACAGCCCGTTCTTCCTGCCCGGCGAGCAGCATATCGAGTCTGTCGAACATGCCATCTTCCTGCTCGGGATCAACGGTGTACGCAGCGTGGCCTCGGCGGCAGTAGTGCGCCCGATGATGACTGCCCGCAGCAGCCAGGAAGCCTTGTTCGCGCAACGGGTATGGCGGTGGGGGCTGGCCTGCGCACGCTCCGCAGAACTTATTGCCGATGCCCGCGGGGGCGACGGCAATGCCTTCTTCCTGGTAGGGCTACTGCCCTCGCTGGCCTACATTACGATCCGGCGGGAAGTCGCCCGTCTATACAAATCCGAATGCCCGGGCGTGGCGATGGAGCCGGCAGTCATGCGGTCGGCCCTGCGCAGCTGTGACTGGGCGACGGCGCAGATCGTCGCCACCAAGTGGGAGCTGCCGCCGCGCTATCACGCCTACCTGCTGACCGCGGAACGACCGGCGCCGCAAAGCGAGCACACCCCGCTGAACGACGGCATCATCCTGGGGACACGGGAGGTGCTGCGTCACGCCCAACAACGCAACCTGCCCGAGGACCAACTGGTCGCAGCGCTGCAGATGGATCCGGACCAGTTCCAGACGATCCGCAATGCCCTGGTCAATATGTTGCGGAACGGCGCAGCGCCCAAACCCCGCTGA
- a CDS encoding YihY/virulence factor BrkB family protein, with translation MSLSPIKERVEALEQWILANPNPPRKMPWIALYRAGRVIYAVARDVINGQLTLHAMSLVYTTLLSIVPLLALSFSVLKAMDVHQRIQPFLYQFFEPMGPQGIDMANKILEFVDNIKVGVLGSVGLALLIYTVISLVQKIEFAFNTIWRVPQMRSLTQRFSNYVSVIMIGPLMMVLAVGITATIFSSTVVQTLIAIEPLGTVVLFLSRFTPFFIVVLAFTFMYVFMPNTKVGFKYALIGGVIAGVSWQALSMLFASFVAGSARYEAIYSSFAIGIILLIWLYLNWLVLLVGSSLVFYIQNPRAISKRREVRVSPELQEQVALVMMWMVCKPFSEGKATPQQEQLEEEMGIPAEVSRKISDKLIRGGLLMLAGPEGDGLVPARALDLISIEEILAVIRTDEERLVRRLPKVLPDDLSPLPNCSDTRTMAELLKPRRD, from the coding sequence GTGAGCCTAAGCCCAATCAAGGAACGTGTTGAGGCCTTGGAACAATGGATCCTGGCCAATCCGAACCCCCCCAGGAAAATGCCCTGGATTGCCCTCTATAGGGCCGGACGGGTCATCTACGCGGTGGCCCGGGATGTGATTAACGGCCAGCTCACGCTGCATGCCATGAGCCTGGTCTACACAACCCTCCTCAGTATCGTGCCGCTGCTGGCATTGAGCTTCTCGGTGCTCAAGGCCATGGATGTGCACCAGCGTATCCAGCCTTTCCTGTACCAGTTCTTCGAGCCCATGGGTCCCCAGGGGATCGATATGGCGAACAAGATTCTCGAGTTCGTCGATAACATCAAGGTGGGCGTGCTGGGTTCGGTAGGCCTTGCGTTGCTGATCTACACCGTCATTTCGCTGGTGCAGAAGATCGAGTTTGCCTTCAATACCATCTGGCGGGTGCCGCAGATGCGCTCGCTCACGCAGCGGTTCAGCAACTACGTTAGCGTTATCATGATCGGCCCACTGATGATGGTGTTGGCGGTCGGGATCACGGCGACCATTTTCTCCTCGACGGTCGTCCAGACGCTGATCGCGATAGAGCCCCTGGGCACCGTGGTGCTGTTCCTGAGCCGCTTCACTCCCTTCTTCATCGTCGTATTGGCGTTCACGTTCATGTACGTGTTCATGCCCAACACCAAGGTTGGATTCAAGTACGCGCTGATCGGCGGGGTCATTGCCGGGGTGTCCTGGCAGGCGCTCAGTATGCTTTTTGCGTCCTTCGTCGCAGGATCGGCCCGGTATGAGGCAATCTATTCCAGTTTCGCCATCGGCATCATCCTGTTGATCTGGCTCTACCTGAACTGGCTGGTGCTGTTGGTCGGTTCCAGCCTTGTGTTCTACATCCAGAATCCCCGGGCGATTTCCAAGCGTCGTGAGGTGAGGGTATCTCCCGAGCTGCAGGAGCAGGTGGCGCTGGTGATGATGTGGATGGTGTGCAAGCCCTTCAGTGAGGGCAAGGCGACGCCCCAGCAGGAACAGCTTGAGGAGGAGATGGGTATTCCCGCCGAAGTGTCGCGCAAGATCAGTGACAAGCTGATTCGCGGCGGGCTGCTCATGCTGGCTGGGCCTGAAGGGGACGGCCTCGTGCCGGCCCGTGCGCTGGATTTGATCAGCATCGAGGAGATCCTCGCGGTTATCCGTACCGACGAGGAGCGCCTGGTGCGGCGCCTGCCCAAGGTGTTGCCGGACGACCTTTCACCGCTCCCCAACTGCAGCGACACGAGAACCATGGCAGAGCTGCTCAAACCGCGCCGGGACTGA
- a CDS encoding NnrS family protein, producing MQTDSVAIDRPAIGQLFSYPFRIFFLSLALLGVFAVPLWIGVASGELRLPLAMPGLFWHQHEMLFGFLSAAIAGFLLTAVCVWTSTERTHGASLFGLWLVWLGGRLLLAGGAEVPAILVHAVNLAFMPLVMFDAGWRIWRARQRRQLMILVVLGLLWGMQLGFVLSFNPLFISGGLVMAMALSGIIGGRITPAFSSGWLRQQGLDGSAVKVFPRLDMLQLASMVALLALLLAGRHWGSGLAALVAAALMLSRLIGWKGWRVARNPLLWILHLSLLWIPVALVLLAGHQLLDWPGSAWAHAAGLGVIGSLVLGVIARVSLGHTGRALVLPTGMVAAFLAIQAAALVRVVTAFGGIEWALGVRISGGLWVLAFALFLVFYAGILARPRADGREG from the coding sequence ATGCAAACCGACAGTGTTGCCATCGATCGACCGGCCATCGGGCAGCTCTTCAGCTATCCCTTCCGTATCTTCTTCCTGTCGTTGGCGCTACTCGGGGTGTTTGCCGTCCCTCTCTGGATCGGCGTGGCTTCCGGGGAGCTGCGTTTGCCGTTGGCCATGCCGGGCTTGTTCTGGCATCAACACGAGATGCTGTTCGGTTTTCTATCTGCCGCCATTGCCGGTTTCCTGCTGACTGCGGTTTGCGTCTGGACCAGTACGGAGCGCACCCACGGCGCGTCCCTCTTCGGCCTCTGGCTGGTCTGGCTCGGTGGACGCCTGCTTCTGGCTGGCGGCGCAGAGGTGCCAGCGATTTTGGTTCACGCGGTCAACCTGGCTTTCATGCCGCTGGTGATGTTCGACGCTGGTTGGCGTATCTGGCGAGCACGCCAACGTCGGCAACTGATGATCCTGGTGGTATTGGGACTGCTCTGGGGGATGCAGCTCGGCTTTGTTCTATCGTTCAACCCGTTGTTCATCTCCGGTGGGTTGGTGATGGCTATGGCGCTCTCGGGCATCATCGGCGGTCGGATTACGCCGGCGTTTTCCTCAGGCTGGCTGCGCCAGCAGGGGCTTGATGGGTCAGCCGTCAAGGTCTTTCCAAGGCTGGACATGCTCCAGTTAGCGAGCATGGTGGCCCTGCTGGCGCTCCTGCTGGCAGGCAGACACTGGGGTAGTGGACTGGCGGCTCTGGTGGCTGCTGCCTTGATGTTGTCGCGCCTTATCGGCTGGAAGGGCTGGCGGGTAGCGCGAAATCCGCTGCTGTGGATTCTTCACCTCTCGCTACTCTGGATCCCCGTGGCCCTGGTGTTGCTGGCGGGGCACCAGCTGCTCGACTGGCCGGGCAGCGCGTGGGCCCATGCCGCGGGACTGGGTGTCATCGGCAGCCTGGTGTTAGGTGTTATCGCGCGGGTTTCCCTTGGGCATACAGGGAGGGCGCTGGTTCTCCCCACTGGCATGGTGGCGGCGTTTCTTGCTATCCAGGCTGCGGCGCTGGTGCGGGTGGTGACTGCTTTCGGCGGTATTGAGTGGGCCCTGGGCGTGCGGATCAGTGGTGGTCTCTGGGTTCTGGCGTTTGCCCTGTTCCTGGTGTTCTACGCGGGGATCCTTGCCCGCCCCCGGGCCGATGGACGCGAAGGTTGA
- a CDS encoding SirB2 family protein, whose product MQWYPLLKHIHITTAGLTAVLFILRLALDAGGRPGWRSTPLKWLPHLNDTLLLAAAIGLLVVTGWMPFVHHWLTGKVILLLGYIVAGRYAIKPRYGRSTRITAATLALFQLALIFWLALNKPMF is encoded by the coding sequence ATGCAATGGTATCCACTGCTAAAACACATCCATATCACCACCGCCGGCCTGACAGCCGTTCTTTTTATCCTACGTCTTGCGTTGGATGCCGGCGGCCGGCCAGGCTGGCGATCGACGCCACTCAAATGGCTACCCCACCTGAATGACACCCTACTGCTGGCAGCCGCCATCGGCCTGCTGGTCGTCACCGGTTGGATGCCTTTCGTCCACCACTGGCTGACTGGCAAGGTGATTCTTCTCTTGGGTTATATCGTCGCAGGACGTTACGCCATCAAGCCACGATATGGCCGTTCCACACGCATCACCGCGGCCACGCTCGCGCTGTTCCAGCTTGCCCTGATCTTCTGGCTGGCGCTGAACAAGCCGATGTTCTGA
- a CDS encoding nitrate/nitrite transporter, giving the protein MATTAAPARGDQNRALGISTFAFTLCFAVWTIFSIIGLKLKQDFGLSETQLGLLMATPILTGSISRLFLGIWADRFGGRKVFSLVMLATSACVYLLTFANSYPMLLVAALGVGLAGGSFIVGVTYTAAWFEPSRQGTALGIFGAGNVGAALTNFGAPFLLLALGWQGTAQVYATVLAIMGVVFFVIAKEDPLAAERQGRRSESFMQQMAPLAEVRVWRFSLYYFFVFGAFVALALWLPHYLIEVYGLDIATAGVIAALYTVPASLFRILGGWLSDRYGARRVMYWTLIASVICTFLLSYPPTDYTVEGVKGDIAFSLAMSLPAFILLTFVLGFFMSLGKAAVFKHIPVYYPRHVGAVGGVVGMIGGLGGFLMPLTFGMLNDVIGIWQSCFMLLFVIVTAALVWMHYAIRSAERVEWSQKEEKTDLPELATPSMFVLDDWRPEDPEFWEAKGKGIARRNLWISIPNLFLAFAVWTIWSILVVKMPKLGFDYSSNQLFWLAALPALSGATLRIFYSFMVPIFGGRRWTAISTASLLLPCIWIGFAIQDTSTPYLVMLVLALLCGFGGGNFASSMANISFFYPQSQKGAALGLNAGLGNLGVSGMQLLAPLVIASSVFGNWAGDGLTIVTGPNQGEMLWLQNAAFIWAPLIVVGAIAAWFGMNDIADAKSSFRDQAVIFRRADNWRMCWLYLGMFGSFIGFAAGFPLLSGMQFPQVDPVKFAFLGPLVGALSRPVGGILADKLGGARVTFWTFAVMILGIMGVLYFLPGDNGAGNFWGFFLMFLVLFAASGIGNGSTFRMVPIIFRDLLMKEIGGQDKTRAEKAANKESAAVLGFISAFAAYGGFFIPKSYGTSIDLTGGVAPALIGFIVFYASCMVLTWWYYSRRNAPFPC; this is encoded by the coding sequence ATGGCGACAACGGCAGCTCCCGCCCGAGGGGACCAGAATCGGGCCCTCGGGATCTCAACTTTCGCGTTTACACTGTGTTTTGCGGTGTGGACGATTTTTTCCATCATCGGTCTTAAGCTGAAGCAGGATTTCGGGCTGTCCGAAACCCAGCTTGGCCTGTTGATGGCCACCCCTATCCTGACCGGCTCCATCAGCCGTCTGTTTCTGGGGATCTGGGCCGACCGTTTCGGTGGCCGCAAGGTCTTCTCGCTGGTGATGCTGGCGACGTCCGCTTGCGTGTATCTGCTGACGTTTGCCAATAGCTATCCGATGCTGCTGGTGGCTGCCCTCGGTGTGGGGCTGGCGGGTGGTTCCTTTATCGTCGGTGTGACCTACACCGCCGCCTGGTTCGAACCCTCCAGACAAGGCACCGCCCTGGGTATCTTCGGTGCGGGCAACGTCGGTGCCGCCCTGACCAATTTCGGCGCACCGTTCCTATTGCTGGCGTTGGGCTGGCAGGGAACCGCCCAGGTTTACGCGACGGTCCTGGCCATCATGGGTGTAGTGTTCTTCGTCATTGCGAAGGAGGATCCACTCGCTGCCGAACGTCAGGGCCGTCGCAGCGAGAGTTTCATGCAGCAAATGGCGCCGCTGGCCGAAGTCCGTGTCTGGCGCTTCTCGCTGTACTACTTCTTCGTATTTGGCGCCTTCGTGGCACTCGCGTTGTGGCTGCCACACTACCTGATCGAGGTCTATGGCCTGGACATCGCCACCGCCGGTGTCATCGCCGCGCTCTATACCGTTCCGGCTTCCCTTTTCCGGATCCTCGGTGGCTGGTTGTCCGACCGCTACGGCGCCCGCCGGGTCATGTACTGGACATTGATTGCCTCGGTGATCTGCACCTTCCTGCTGAGCTACCCGCCGACCGATTACACGGTCGAGGGTGTGAAAGGCGATATCGCCTTCAGTCTGGCGATGAGCCTGCCAGCCTTCATTCTGCTGACCTTCGTGCTGGGCTTCTTCATGTCCCTGGGCAAAGCCGCCGTGTTCAAGCACATCCCGGTCTATTACCCCCGGCATGTGGGTGCGGTCGGCGGTGTCGTCGGCATGATCGGTGGTTTGGGCGGCTTCCTGATGCCGCTGACCTTCGGCATGCTCAACGATGTCATCGGCATCTGGCAAAGCTGTTTCATGCTGCTGTTCGTTATCGTGACCGCAGCGCTGGTGTGGATGCACTATGCCATCCGTTCCGCCGAGCGCGTGGAGTGGAGCCAGAAGGAAGAGAAGACTGACCTGCCCGAGTTGGCTACGCCGTCCATGTTCGTGCTGGACGACTGGCGCCCGGAGGATCCGGAATTCTGGGAAGCCAAGGGCAAGGGCATTGCCCGGCGTAACCTGTGGATCTCGATTCCCAACCTGTTCCTGGCCTTCGCGGTATGGACCATCTGGAGCATCCTGGTGGTGAAGATGCCTAAGCTGGGCTTTGACTACAGCTCCAACCAGTTGTTCTGGCTCGCGGCCTTGCCGGCGTTGTCCGGCGCAACCCTGCGCATCTTCTACAGTTTCATGGTGCCCATCTTCGGCGGCCGCCGCTGGACAGCTATCTCTACCGCCTCGTTGCTGCTGCCGTGCATCTGGATCGGCTTCGCTATCCAGGATACCAGTACGCCGTACCTGGTGATGCTGGTGCTGGCACTGCTTTGTGGCTTCGGTGGTGGTAACTTCGCCTCCAGTATGGCCAATATCAGCTTCTTCTATCCGCAGTCCCAGAAGGGCGCAGCCCTTGGCCTGAATGCCGGCCTGGGCAACCTGGGCGTGTCCGGTATGCAGTTGTTGGCGCCGCTGGTGATCGCCAGTAGCGTATTCGGTAACTGGGCGGGGGATGGCCTGACCATTGTCACCGGTCCCAATCAGGGCGAGATGCTATGGTTGCAGAATGCGGCCTTTATCTGGGCGCCGCTAATCGTCGTCGGCGCCATCGCCGCCTGGTTCGGTATGAACGATATTGCCGATGCCAAATCCAGCTTCCGCGACCAGGCAGTCATCTTCCGTCGCGCCGACAACTGGCGCATGTGCTGGCTCTACCTGGGGATGTTCGGCAGCTTCATCGGCTTTGCCGCCGGCTTCCCGCTGCTGTCAGGCATGCAGTTCCCGCAGGTCGACCCGGTGAAGTTCGCTTTCCTGGGGCCATTGGTCGGCGCGTTGTCCCGACCGGTGGGCGGTATCCTGGCGGACAAGCTGGGTGGAGCTCGCGTAACCTTCTGGACGTTCGCAGTGATGATCCTGGGCATTATGGGTGTGCTTTACTTCCTGCCCGGCGATAACGGGGCGGGCAATTTCTGGGGCTTCTTCTTGATGTTCCTGGTGCTTTTCGCGGCCTCAGGCATCGGCAACGGCTCGACTTTCCGTATGGTCCCCATCATCTTCCGCGACCTGCTGATGAAGGAAATCGGCGGCCAGGACAAGACGCGTGCCGAAAAGGCCGCGAACAAGGAGTCTGCGGCGGTGCTGGGATTCATCTCCGCATTTGCCGCCTACGGCGGGTTCTTTATCCCCAAATCCTACGGTACCTCGATCGACCTGACTGGCGGGGTGGCGCCGGCGCTGATCGGCTTCATCGTGTTCTATGCCAGCTGCATGGTGCTGACCTGGTGGTACTACTCAAGACGCAATGCGCCGTTCCCGTGCTAG
- the hemN gene encoding oxygen-independent coproporphyrinogen III oxidase: MTSQQRLQQRSANTPSNASEFWDEALIHRYDLTGPRYTSYPTAVEFTDTYGPSDFVANAEASQSSGRPLSLYTHLPFCAHLCYYCACNKVITKKRDKALPYVDRLLKEARLQARLFGPHRPVRQLHWGGGTPTFLPDDVMQRLMDGYLELFNLQWDEARDYSIEIDPREVGEHTLGALWYLGFNRISLGVQDLNPQVQKAVNRIQPRAMTEAVLTEARQLGFNSINLDLIYGLPYQTPESFAETLEHVIEMSPDRLSIFSYAHLPARFYPQTRIQADTLPSPAQKLTILQNTINRLLQAGYVYIGMDHFAKPNDSLAVAQRDGRLHRNFQGYTTHGDCDLVSLGVSAIGQTEHAYFQNLHDLPAYEASIDAGQLATHRGVRLSRDDRLRRWTINRLICQFELDRALLRETWGEDFDTYFAPEYQRLQPMLDDGLLTDSGGVLKVMPKGRLLIRAICQVFDRYRQADPNQRFSRII, from the coding sequence ATGACTTCGCAACAACGTCTCCAGCAGCGCTCAGCCAACACGCCGTCAAACGCTTCCGAATTCTGGGACGAAGCGCTGATCCATCGCTATGATCTGACGGGGCCGCGATACACCTCCTATCCGACGGCTGTGGAGTTTACCGATACGTACGGGCCGAGCGACTTCGTGGCTAATGCCGAGGCCAGCCAATCCAGCGGCCGCCCACTATCCTTGTACACTCACCTGCCGTTCTGTGCGCATCTTTGCTACTACTGCGCCTGTAACAAGGTGATCACAAAGAAGCGTGACAAGGCACTCCCTTATGTTGACCGATTGCTGAAGGAAGCGCGTCTCCAGGCCCGGCTATTCGGCCCCCATCGCCCCGTGCGTCAGCTGCATTGGGGCGGCGGTACACCCACATTCCTGCCCGACGATGTGATGCAGCGGTTGATGGATGGCTATCTCGAGCTGTTCAACCTGCAGTGGGACGAGGCCCGCGACTACAGTATCGAGATCGATCCACGGGAGGTCGGCGAACACACCCTCGGGGCACTGTGGTATCTGGGTTTCAACCGGATCAGCCTGGGCGTGCAGGATCTCAACCCCCAGGTACAGAAAGCGGTCAATCGTATCCAGCCCCGGGCCATGACAGAAGCTGTATTGACTGAAGCCCGGCAATTGGGATTCAACTCCATCAACCTGGACCTGATCTACGGCCTGCCCTACCAGACACCGGAGTCCTTCGCCGAGACACTGGAACATGTCATCGAGATGTCGCCGGACCGCCTGTCGATCTTCAGCTATGCGCACCTGCCGGCACGCTTCTATCCACAGACCCGGATCCAGGCGGACACGCTGCCCTCACCGGCGCAAAAACTGACCATCCTGCAGAACACCATCAACCGCCTGCTGCAGGCGGGCTACGTCTACATCGGCATGGATCATTTCGCCAAGCCGAACGACAGCCTGGCCGTGGCCCAGCGCGACGGCCGGCTGCATCGCAATTTCCAGGGCTACACCACCCATGGCGACTGCGACCTGGTCTCTCTCGGCGTTTCCGCCATCGGCCAGACGGAACACGCCTACTTCCAGAATCTGCACGACCTGCCGGCCTATGAAGCCAGTATCGACGCCGGCCAGTTGGCGACCCACAGGGGCGTCCGGCTCAGTCGCGACGATCGTCTCCGACGCTGGACGATCAACCGCCTGATCTGTCAGTTCGAACTGGACCGTGCGCTGCTCCGGGAGACGTGGGGCGAGGATTTCGACACCTACTTTGCCCCGGAGTACCAGCGGTTACAGCCCATGCTCGATGACGGCCTGCTCACGGATTCAGGGGGCGTCCTTAAGGTTATGCCGAAGGGCCGCCTGCTGATCCGCGCGATCTGTCAGGTATTCGACCGCTATCGCCAAGCTGACCCCAACCAACGATTCTCGCGGATCATTTGA
- the yegQ gene encoding tRNA 5-hydroxyuridine modification protein YegQ, with protein sequence MTIPELLAPAGTLDHLETAFAYGADAVYAGQPRYSLRVRNNSFKDPSALAEGMERARALGRAFYLVSNIAPHNSKVRTYLNDLEPIVEQGPDALIMSDPGLIMLVREHWPDQPIHLSVQANAVNWATVEFWRRQGIQRVILSRELALDEVREIRERVPDMELEVFVHGALCMAYSGRCLLSGYMNHRDANQGACTNACRWNYRAVDHTHDHSDDLVASSAVQTVEPRELLLEEPNRPGSFIPAYEDEHGTYIMNSRDLRAVQHVGELVRMGVHSLKIEGRTKSTYYVARTTQVYRRAIDSAVAGQPFDMALMDELEALSNRGYTEGFLRRHLPQDYQNYERGTSDLGSQQLVGAVVEASDHWLTIDVKNRFAPHQPLELITPAGSLRFDAATIESSTGQTMEYAPGSGYRVRIPRPQGIRGSLEHSFLTRWLK encoded by the coding sequence ATGACGATCCCCGAACTACTGGCGCCTGCCGGTACGCTCGATCACCTGGAAACCGCTTTTGCCTATGGCGCCGATGCCGTCTATGCCGGTCAGCCCCGGTATTCGCTAAGGGTGCGCAACAACAGTTTCAAGGACCCGTCGGCGCTGGCCGAGGGAATGGAGCGCGCCCGGGCGCTGGGTCGGGCATTCTACCTGGTCTCCAACATCGCGCCGCATAACAGCAAGGTGCGCACCTATCTGAATGACCTGGAACCCATTGTCGAACAGGGACCGGATGCTTTGATCATGTCGGACCCGGGGTTGATCATGCTGGTGCGCGAGCATTGGCCGGATCAGCCGATACACCTCTCCGTCCAGGCCAATGCCGTCAACTGGGCCACGGTGGAGTTCTGGCGCCGGCAGGGCATACAGCGTGTCATCCTGTCCCGTGAACTGGCCCTGGATGAGGTTCGCGAGATCCGCGAGCGGGTGCCGGACATGGAGCTGGAGGTGTTTGTCCATGGTGCACTTTGCATGGCCTATTCCGGGCGCTGTCTGCTCTCCGGCTATATGAACCATCGTGACGCCAATCAGGGCGCCTGTACCAATGCCTGCCGCTGGAACTACCGTGCGGTTGACCACACGCACGATCACAGTGACGATTTGGTGGCTTCGAGTGCCGTGCAAACCGTCGAGCCCCGTGAGCTGTTGCTGGAAGAGCCTAATCGGCCCGGTAGTTTCATTCCGGCCTATGAGGACGAGCACGGCACGTACATCATGAACTCGCGGGACCTGCGTGCGGTTCAGCACGTCGGTGAACTGGTCCGCATGGGCGTACATTCGCTCAAGATCGAAGGCCGAACCAAGAGTACCTACTATGTTGCCCGCACCACGCAGGTCTACCGCCGGGCTATCGATAGCGCCGTGGCGGGGCAGCCATTCGATATGGCGTTGATGGATGAGTTGGAAGCCCTTTCAAATCGGGGCTACACGGAGGGGTTCCTGCGCCGTCACCTGCCACAGGACTACCAGAATTACGAACGGGGCACTTCGGATCTGGGTTCACAACAGTTGGTTGGCGCAGTCGTCGAGGCTTCGGATCACTGGCTCACCATTGACGTGAAGAATCGCTTCGCGCCCCATCAGCCGCTTGAGCTCATCACGCCGGCAGGCAGCCTGAGATTCGACGCTGCAACCATCGAGTCCTCCACTGGCCAAACCATGGAATACGCCCCCGGTAGCGGCTACCGCGTGCGCATTCCCCGACCCCAGGGCATCCGCGGAAGCCTGGAGCACAGCTTCCTGACCCGCTGGCTCAAATGA